AAGGTGATGTCTTTAAACTTGCTATCCAATATAATAAGACTAACGAGTGTATAAATGGCGGAGTAGATGAGAGAGTAAATGAGGGAACAAAAGGCAAAGATACCTTATTAGAGATAATAACAGGAACCGGAGGGCTGACCACGAAAAAACTTGCCGTTCGATTAGGAAAAAGCAAAAGAAGCATAGAACGTTATATCCGTTCAACGCCACGAAGCTTAAGTACATGAGGTTATTTTACAACACGTTTCTGGCTAGTCACACACCACGTGACCAATTGATATGGACGCACTACCGCTCTTGTGTTTGGAAAAGTGATTGACGAAGCCGACATGAAAGACTTGGAGGAAATGAAAGCCCATGATGTCGGTTTGAAAATGATGCAAACAAAGGCGGCAACAAAAACCCCTTTGACAAGAACTTTCATCCGGCAACTTCATTAAAACCATTTTATGAGAAGATTACACAGTCTAAAAACAAATCAAAAACCTGCAACATCTCGCACATGGGAGATAGAAAAAGACATTGGCACGTGGCCATAGTTTGTACCACCCCAAAAGGTGGTACAAAGCAAAAAGGTGGTACAACAAGAAAAAGATGATACAAGGAACCTCATTGAAATTTCCACGTTTAGAGCCATGCCATATTAATTCTGATGGAGGGTACGGCTTATCTAAGCGAGATATTTCGTAATTTAGATATGCTAAAAGCATTTCATAAGCCCGTATTCGGGAAACTTTATCATCCCACACGGTCATAAAAGAAACATCCAAATCATAATCACTAACCCGTGAGGATTCTAAAACATTCTTTCATGTAAATAAAGCGGCATCCAAGAAGGTGGAGCCAAGCTTTAAATATTGATACGTGTAAATATTATCGTTTAAATAATCCATTAAACGTTGTGTATGCTCTAACAAATAAACACGTACATATTCATTACTCACGAACGAAACACGTTTAGATTCTATTTCTTTAAGTTCCGTGTAATAAATAAGTTTGCTATACAGTATCGGTTTCAATTCTTTAAAAAACAAGATTTCTTCCTCGATGTCCTTGAAACCATTACAACAGATGTATTCCTTTACTTTCTTCGCGACGTTATTAATAATCTCTATTGCCTTCACTGACAAATTTAACGTGTTAATTCCTTTAAGCGAATAAATTTCTTTTTCTAATTCGCTTACTATCATCATAAAATACTTTTTCATAATACACTAATTTGTTGCGGCAATGAAAAAACAATTAATGATACAAAGAAAAAACGATAACTTGCTAGCATCCAAAAGAAAAAAAAAATTATAATATCAGGTTTTCGCACCTTAATATAGAGATAGTTAAAAGATTATTTATGACACAAGTTTGCCATAAATAAGTTAAAAACAATCCTTATTAAGAAAATAAGGGTTTATTTATATGTCTATTTTCCTAGCACAAGAATAAAACTTAGATACCTCTAGGACTCTATCGTACACCTAGACCAACAAAGAAAACCCGTGAATAACTAAAAAAAGCATCCACGGGTTCTCTCAATAATTCTTAAAAGCACACTTTAAAACATCAGCTTACTCTTTCAAGGTTTCACGACAAAAGTTAAAGCATCCTTTACCACTTCACTCCAATCTTCATTTGTCACACGCACGGAAACAGTATAACGGCCTGCAGGAATTTTGTTTTTGGGTTCGAAAGGGTAAAGTAGCACACCACCACCCCGAATATAAACATCTTCCTTAAAAAGAAGGGCAGCCTCATCACCAGCAGTAGAGGAAACATCATCGATCGAGAAAGAAATCGGCTCCGTTCCCACGTATCCTTCCATTCTTAAACTCACCCATGGAGCCTTACTTTCTATCCGCATGGCATCCAACGAAGGATCAGGAGTTAAACGAATCACGATTGAATCCGGATTATATGACGCATCCTTGGTGATAAGGTAACCAACCGTAGACTCATGACATCCTCCCAGCACCATTCCCACAAACATGAGCAAATACATTATCCATAATTTTTTCATCTTACATTTCCTTTAGTGTTAATAATTACATATTGCCCAACGTAAAATCATATCCCAAAGAATGAACCACACAATTATTCGGTTCTATATTCGTTGAAGCTAATTCTTCAAAATTTTTCACCCCGAACGGAGAATCCAGCGAAGATCCAAACAAAGTAACAGGTCCCATTTCCGCCACCCCGTTGTAGTCCGTCTTGTACGTGTAAAGGTGAATCCGATTACCAGCCAAGGTAGTGTAATCCTTTCCACCTTCTCCTACCGCCGCTCCAGAGGTTGCCGGTTTGCCCGCAGGAACATCATCCCGATATATCTTTCCTTTCACGATATGACGTTTCAGCTGGGCCGCACACCAAGTCGGATCCATATCGGTCACCCGTTTGATCCCTTTCTCCAACATATAACGACGAATAGAATGATTGGTTGGTCCGAAGAAAGTGATCTCTTTTAAATCGGGATCATTCCCCTCAAAAATCCGAACTATTTCCTCCCCGGCATGACGCACCATCAATGCCGTTGAATCCCAATTATAAGAATGTCCCGGAGCCTCCAAATACTCTAACAAGCTACCATCAAACTTACCATTACTCACCCCGGAGTACCAGAAATTATCTTGGATACAACTACTTACAGACAACATAAAAATTAATATCGTCATCCATCCTTTTATTTGCTTTGCTATCTTTTTCATTTTATTGCACTTTTTGGTTCCAGTAAACATTCTGTCGAATCAACTCATTATTAACGAATATATAAGAAGAAAATGATAAATATAATGCCCCATCCCGGATATCCTGGTCTGTCAAGTCCGCGTAGGCTTCGGACAACTCGTTCCGGATATAATCATAATCAGTATGCCCGTTCAAATGATTGAACCCGTTGCGCACGACATCATACCAACGATTATCCTCGAACAAAAATTCTTTTTCCCGTTCCCGGAAAATAGCAAGTTTTATATCACCCTCAGCTGTCGTATATTTATGATTATCATTTCCATAAGCCCGGTGACGAATGATATTCAAATCAT
The window above is part of the Butyricimonas paravirosa genome. Proteins encoded here:
- a CDS encoding fasciclin domain-containing protein, translating into MKKIAKQIKGWMTILIFMLSVSSCIQDNFWYSGVSNGKFDGSLLEYLEAPGHSYNWDSTALMVRHAGEEIVRIFEGNDPDLKEITFFGPTNHSIRRYMLEKGIKRVTDMDPTWCAAQLKRHIVKGKIYRDDVPAGKPATSGAAVGEGGKDYTTLAGNRIHLYTYKTDYNGVAEMGPVTLFGSSLDSPFGVKNFEELASTNIEPNNCVVHSLGYDFTLGNM